One stretch of Flavobacterium sp. 9 DNA includes these proteins:
- the guaA gene encoding glutamine-hydrolyzing GMP synthase — protein MQHNVLILDFGSQYTQLIARRVRELNIFCEIFPYNHFPSDLSPYKAVILGGSPFSVRAEDAPHPDLSQIRGKLPMLAVCYGAQYLAHFSGGEVAASNTREYGRANLSYIKENEVFFNGVSENSQVWMSHSDSIKALPTNAVKLASTHDVEYAAYKIEGETTYAIQYHPEVFHSTDGSKMLKNFLVDIAEVPQNFTPNAFVEEMVAELKEKVGNDKVVLGLSGGVDSTVAAVLLHQAIGKNLYCIFVNNGLLRKNEFQNVLDQYKGMGLNVKGVDAGDRFLGELAGISDPETKRKTIGRVFIEVFDDESHLIEDVKWLAQGTIYPDVIESVSVKGPSATIKSHHNVGGLPDYMKLKIVEPLRMLFKDEVRRVGATLGIDPELLGRHPFPGPGLSIRILGDITPEKVQILQDVDAVFIDGLKSWGLYDKVWQAGAILLPVNSVGVMGDERTYEKVVALRAVESTDGMTADWVHLPYDFLMKVSNDIINKVKGVNRVVYDISSKPPATIEWE, from the coding sequence ATGCAACACAACGTACTTATTTTAGATTTCGGATCGCAATATACACAGCTTATTGCGCGTAGAGTTCGCGAATTAAATATATTCTGCGAAATTTTCCCTTACAATCACTTTCCTAGTGATTTATCACCTTATAAAGCCGTAATTTTAGGAGGAAGCCCATTTTCTGTTCGTGCAGAAGATGCTCCACATCCTGATTTATCTCAAATTCGAGGCAAGCTTCCAATGTTGGCAGTTTGTTACGGAGCACAATACTTAGCACATTTTAGTGGAGGTGAAGTAGCAGCTTCGAACACCAGAGAATATGGTAGAGCTAATTTATCTTATATTAAGGAGAACGAAGTTTTCTTTAATGGAGTTTCAGAAAACAGTCAGGTTTGGATGAGCCATAGCGATAGTATCAAAGCTTTGCCAACAAATGCTGTAAAATTAGCAAGCACGCATGACGTAGAATATGCAGCTTACAAAATTGAAGGCGAAACAACTTATGCAATTCAGTATCACCCAGAAGTTTTCCATTCTACAGATGGATCAAAAATGCTGAAAAACTTTTTAGTAGACATTGCTGAAGTTCCTCAAAATTTTACACCAAATGCTTTCGTAGAAGAAATGGTGGCAGAATTGAAAGAGAAAGTAGGAAATGATAAAGTAGTTTTAGGATTGTCAGGCGGAGTAGATTCTACTGTAGCGGCAGTTTTATTACACCAGGCAATTGGAAAAAACTTATACTGTATTTTCGTAAATAACGGTTTACTTCGTAAAAACGAATTCCAAAATGTATTAGATCAATACAAAGGAATGGGATTGAACGTAAAAGGAGTAGATGCAGGAGATCGTTTCCTTGGCGAGTTAGCCGGAATCAGTGATCCTGAAACAAAACGTAAAACAATTGGTCGTGTATTTATCGAAGTTTTTGATGATGAATCACACTTAATCGAAGACGTAAAATGGTTGGCGCAAGGAACTATTTATCCTGACGTAATCGAATCAGTTTCGGTAAAAGGACCATCGGCAACAATTAAATCTCACCATAATGTAGGTGGATTGCCGGATTATATGAAATTAAAAATTGTAGAACCACTTAGAATGTTGTTTAAAGACGAAGTTCGTAGAGTTGGAGCTACTTTAGGAATAGATCCTGAATTATTAGGAAGACACCCTTTCCCGGGGCCAGGATTATCAATCAGAATTTTAGGAGATATTACTCCTGAGAAAGTTCAGATTTTGCAAGATGTTGACGCTGTTTTCATCGACGGATTAAAATCTTGGGGATTATATGACAAAGTTTGGCAAGCTGGAGCAATTTTGCTTCCGGTAAACAGTGTTGGTGTAATGGGAGATGAGCGTACATACGAAAAAGTAGTAGCGCTTAGAGCCGTAGAATCAACAGATGGTATGACTGCTGACTGGGTTCATTTACCGTATGATTTCTTGATGAAAGTGTCAAATGACATTATAAATAAAGTAAAAGGCGTGAACCGTGTGGTTTACGACATAAGCTCAAAACCACCTGCAACAATTGAGTGGGAATAG